The following are encoded together in the Triticum dicoccoides isolate Atlit2015 ecotype Zavitan chromosome 6B, WEW_v2.0, whole genome shotgun sequence genome:
- the LOC119321621 gene encoding disease resistance protein Pik-2-like, with protein sequence MHVAHIAAAPEQVAAGGHAAMFGVDEARQAAKQHQSRSDLARLISTEGDDQIGVIGVWGTSGSVGHSSIISEAYENPNIKLRFPCRAWVRVERPFHPNEFVQSIMEQFRATAVGVVDFPLELEAEKARHEFAHEYSRYVNKKRYPIVLTGLSTIEEWHRIKTCLLENKLGSRIVVSTEHVEVASLCPGQQSIVSELKQLSAEQTIYAFYRQAGKGEFLVQALLCSPRCGTEPALGTALMVLTGYILSLPGFLINLLIQMFSAQSSHGVTYPSKPASSSSNLPNIAENEIQEDQSNDDVDGNMTVQKRFTRTYTMAGVLEEFQLIGREKEKSDIIALIVEQASTHQFEVIVVWGMGGLGKTTLIKNVFQSKDVSRMFEKYAFVTVLRPFKLEGLLRSLALQLDANKGSMDFVGDTQKNIALMGVADLIEVLGRRSEGKSCLIVLDDLSSIAEWDKILPCLHAIKNLVIVITTRREDIAKYCCKKSECIRLLNGLEEKDASHLFTKKVFKNKTTDLAEQHPALVEPAKLILKKCKGLPLAIVTIGGFLADQPTKTAAEWRKLNEHISVELEMNPKFEVIKTVLMKSYDGLPYYLKSCFLYMSIFPEDRNVSRRRLAYRWIAEGYALDKVTADRYFMELIERSMILPTQQSVCSIQGFDSCQLHDLIRDISIAESMEENLVFRLEEGYSLNTHGAVRHLAISSNWEGNEHELESTVELSRIRSLTVFGKWKAFYISDKMRFLRVLDLEGTYGLRSHHLEHIGELLHLRYLSLRGCAHIFCLSDSVGNLKQLETLDIKGTGIALLPRTTMKLSKLCYLHAGIGIGDNENDCFSKCQEIWERQCRLCVACCSLEISSMGGFGGMCEACTISCCIFYPNIIRGIAPSGVKVSKGTRKLKALRTLRYVHLAWGNAIIKEIKDLTGLQKLGVVGINKKNGPGFCSAISNLSRLESLSVRTGDSLNGCLDGISTAPENLQSLKLCGSLEKLPEWIKGLQNLVKLKLELSKLSGNLETMQVLGNLPNLSILGLCDRGLQIDVLQFQTSLFRRLMVLDLFCTWMKIKLVEFREESVPNLELLTLSLRDTEVAFSGLELLQNIKEVQLSFHYIGYTPKSSKNGVDERMSKGAYEHIKQEEKRRKPVQDKLRQELQNQLDRNKNRPILKVQ encoded by the exons ATGCACGTCGCACACATCGCCGCCGCACCCGAGCAGGTCGCCGCCGGTGGCC aTGCTGCCATGTTTGGCGTTGATGAAGCAAGGCAAGCCGCGAAGCAACACCAATCAAGATCGGATCTTGCCCGGCTGATCAGCACAGAGGGTGATGACCAAATTGGAGTGATTGGTGTATGGGGAACAAGTGGCAGTGTTGGGCACAGCTCCATCATCTCGGAGGCCTATGAGAATCCAAATATCAAACTTAGGTTTCCATGCCGAGCGTGGGTCAGGGTGGAGCGGCCTTTCCATCCAAACGAATTTGTCCAGAGTATAATGGAACAGTTTCGAGCAACTGCCGTAGGTGTGGTTGATTTTCCGTTGGAACTAGAGGCGGAGAAGGCGAGGCATGAGTTTGCTCATGAGTACAGTCGATATGTCAACAAGAAGAGGTATCCGATCGTTCTTACCGGATTATCCACCATTGAAGAATGGCATCGAATCAAAACTTGTTTGCTGGAAAACAAACTGGGGAGCCGCATCGTAGTATCTACGGAGCATGTTGAAGTTGCAAGCTTATGCCCAGGCCAGCAAAGTATTGTATCAGAGCTCAAGCAATTGTCTGCTGAACAAACCATCTATGCTTTCTACCGGCAG GCGGGGAAGGGGGAATTCCTGGTCCAAGCCCTCCTCTGTTCCCCTAGGTGTGGAACGGAACCAGCTCTCGGGACTGCCCTGATGGTCCTAACTGGATACATTCTCAGCCTCCCTGGATTCCTCATCAACCTGCTGATACAGATGTTCTCTGCCCAG AGTTCTCATGGCGTTACATATCCATCAAAGCCAGCATCGTCTAGCTCAAACTTACCCAACATCGCTGAGAATGAGATACAAGAAGACCAATCCAATGATGATGTTGATGGAAATATGACAGTGCAAAAGAGGTTCACACGCACCTACACAATGGCAGGTGTTCTGGAGGAATTTCAGCTTATTGGGCGAGAGAAAGAAAAATCTGATATTATTGCACTAATTGTGGAACAAGCTAGCACCCATCAATTTGAGGTGATAGTAGTATGGGGAATGGGTGGTCTTGGAAAAACAACTCTGATAAAAAATGTTTTCCAGAGCAAAGATGTCTCTCGCATGTTTGAGAAATATGCTTTTGTCACGGTCTTGCGACCTTTCAAGCTTGAGGGACTCCTTAGGAGCTTGGCATTGCAACTAGATGCAAACAAGGGATCCATGGACTTTGTAGGTGACACCCAAAAAAACATTGCCTTGATGGGAGTTGCAGACTTGATTGAAGTGTTGGGCAGACGTTCAGAAGGAAAGAGTtgtttgattgttcttgatgacctCTCATCTATTGCAGAATGGGATAAAATATTGCCATGTTTACATGCAATAAAAAATCTGGTCATTGTGATCACCACAAGGCGAGAGGATAttgctaagtattgttgcaaaaaaTCAGAGTGCATACGCTTGCTCAACGGTCTTGAAGAGAAGGATGCAAGTCACCTGTTCACAAAAAAG GTATTTAAGAATAAAACTACAGATTTGGCTGAGCAACATCCTGCATTGGTTGAACCAGCAAAACTAATCCTGAAGAAGTGCAAGGGACTTCCCCTTGCGATAGTCACCATAGGTGGCTTCTTGGCTGATCAACCAACAAAAACTGCTGCAGAGTGGAGAAAACTGAATGAGCATATCAGTGTTGAGCTGGAGATGAATCCAAAGTTTGAGGTCATAAAAACAGTTCTCATGAAAAGTTATGATGGCCTACCCTATTATCTAAAGTCTTGTTTCTTGTACATGTCCATCTTCCCTGAAGACCGCAATGTTAGCCGGAGACGTTTGGCTTATCGATGGATCGCTGAAGGTTATGCGCTAGACAAGGTCACAGCAGATAGATACTTCATGGAACTCATAGAGAGAAGCATGATATTACCAACTCAGCAATCAGTTTGCAGCATACAAGGATTCGACTCCTGCCAGCTGCACGATCTGATTCGTGATATCAGCATTGCAGAGTCAATGGAGGAAAATCTTGTTTTCAGGTTGGAGGAAGGCTACAGCTTGAACACCCATGGCGCAGTGCGTCACCTTGCCATAAGCAGCAACTGGGAGGGAAATGAGCATGAGTTGGAGAGCACCGTGGAGCTGTCCCGTATACGGTCATTGACAGTGTTTGGTAAGTGGAAGGCATTTTACATTTCTGATAAGATGAGGTTTCTCCGGGTGCTGGACCTGGAAGGAACATATGGATTAAGAAGTCATCACCTTGAGCACATTGGGGAGCTTCTTCATCTGAGATACCTCTCTCTACGTGGGTGTGCGCACATCTTTTGCCTCTCAGATTCGGTGGGTAATCTGAAACAACTTGAGACACTAGACATCAAAGGGACGGGTATAGCTCTGTTGCCCAGAACCACCATGAAGCTTAGTAAGCTATGTTATCTCCATGCTGGTATAGGTATAGGGGATAATGAGAACGATTGTTTTTCAAAGTGTCAAGAAATTTGGGAAAGGCAATGTAGGTTATGTGTAGCATGCTGCTCACTTGAGATTTCAAGCATGGGTGGTTTTGGTGGCATGTGTGAGGCTTGCACTATTAGTTGCTGCATATTTTACCCTAATATCATTAGGGGCATAGCTCCTTCTGGTGTTAAGGTGTCAAAAGGGACCAGGAAATTGAAGGCCCTGCGTACACTGCGGTATGTTCACCTTGCTTGGGGAAATGCCATTATAAAAGAGATAAAAGATCTCACCGGCCTGCAGAAGCTAGGAGTGGTCGGTATCAACAAGAAAAATGGTCCGGGTTTCTGTTCGGCCATTTCCAATCTCAGCCGTCTTGAATCGTTGTCAGTGCGGACAGGTGATAGCCTAAATGGCTGTTTGgatggcatatccacagctccggaAAACCTGCAGAGCCTCAAGCTATGCGGCAGCCTGGAAAAATTGCCGGAATGGATCAAGGGGCTCCAGAATCTCGTAAAGCTCAAGTTAGAACTCAGCAAGCTATCAGGGAACCTTGAAACCATGCAAGTCCTTGGGAACCTACCAAACCTATCCATTCTGGGTTTGTGTGATCGTGGTCTTCAGATCGATGTACTTCAGTTCCAGACTAGCCTTTTCAGAAGGCTCATGGTGCTTGATCTTTTCTGCACATGGATGAAAATTAAATTAGTGGAGTTTCGGGAAGAATCAGTGCCCAATCTTGAGTTGCTGACCCTTAGCCTTAGAGATACTGAAGTTGCCTTCTCTGGGCTAGAACTTCTCCAAAACATCAAGGAAGTACAGCTTAGTTTTCATTATATCGGGTATACACCCAAATCATCAAAAAATGGGGTAGACGAAAGAATGAGTAAAGGAGCGTATGAACATATTAAacaagaagaaaagagaagaaaacccGTGCAAGATAAACTCAGGCAGGAGTTGCAAAACCAGCTTGATAGGAATAAGAACCGGCCCATCTTGAAGGTGCAATGA